One Weissella ceti DNA window includes the following coding sequences:
- a CDS encoding conjugal transfer protein gives MSIIKIFGFKKIEKLKAKRLPKTRKISVKRTRWIMGTLIGLLVISGPLAFLKVSNVTEQNRHLRSQQKSYEDKLDKAQTGLLAYNPSLGRYLNEFLSVFETRTGETGDYQKWLDSLKPYFATDLDVSKLSVMDNWKAQSLESSELVALYVENDAKIAQMKVSVKTTTGTKEVESGKGKHKKKSKVDVHETQTLFLNIPYAEKNNRYTVVAFPFMTTEQSTVGHIADSLVRNTNEQSDLESADVDSVNTFTTKFLEKYVSSPTKEMEFVMNNPVGLNGAYKVKAVTDTQTSGKPSEPRVSGVVQLEDTTTGAIHAEQFDLSLKKQDGTYFVVKFTH, from the coding sequence GTGAGTATTATTAAGATTTTTGGGTTTAAGAAAATTGAAAAGCTAAAAGCTAAGCGACTACCTAAAACACGCAAGATTTCTGTAAAGAGAACTCGCTGGATCATGGGTACGTTGATTGGCTTGTTAGTGATTAGTGGACCATTAGCATTTTTGAAAGTCTCAAATGTCACGGAACAAAATCGGCATTTAAGGTCGCAACAAAAGAGTTATGAAGACAAGCTAGATAAGGCACAAACTGGTTTGTTGGCATATAACCCGTCATTGGGGCGTTATTTAAATGAATTTCTATCTGTATTTGAAACTCGTACGGGAGAGACTGGCGATTATCAAAAATGGCTGGACAGTTTAAAGCCGTACTTTGCGACTGACTTAGATGTCTCTAAGTTATCTGTTATGGACAATTGGAAAGCTCAATCGCTCGAAAGCTCCGAATTAGTGGCGCTTTATGTTGAAAATGACGCTAAAATTGCCCAAATGAAGGTTTCTGTAAAGACAACTACGGGTACTAAGGAAGTTGAGAGTGGTAAAGGCAAGCATAAAAAGAAGAGTAAAGTTGATGTGCATGAGACACAAACACTTTTCTTGAATATTCCATATGCTGAAAAGAATAATCGTTATACAGTGGTTGCGTTTCCGTTTATGACGACTGAACAATCAACGGTGGGACACATTGCTGATAGTTTGGTTCGTAATACAAACGAACAGTCTGATCTTGAATCGGCTGACGTGGATTCAGTAAACACGTTTACTACGAAATTCTTAGAAAAGTATGTTTCATCTCCAACTAAGGAAATGGAATTTGTGATGAATAATCCTGTGGGATTGAATGGTGCATACAAGGTTAAGGCAGTTACAGATACGCAAACATCTGGTAAGCCTAGTGAACCACGTGTATCGGGTGTTGTACAGTTAGAAGATACAACAACTGGGGCTATTCACGCTGAACAGTTTGATTTGTCATTGAAGAAGCAAGACGGCACATATTTTGTCGTTAAGTTTACACACTAA
- a CDS encoding ATP-binding protein has protein sequence MGTKLKNPMRAIHENLLVNKDGDVWGYFRVKSISISNHDSKQKEAHKLKLSAIYKRLAKYGEFELTLIPKEFDLEERFFGETSLSNDFAPDVEHVAKHYASKQISLLNKEFDTITESYYIVGVKLKSFQYDQSIRSSVKSVINQFTQAIASGIGYEVEIAEDFYKSYVDSNTEAENILAPLGGQALTENQLAYFIRYGFMRGIKHSVETESRDHFLENISDTTLNATKRGTIYMKNTNGSGYVAMLPVSETPVDLQNSLFYEVAQAKKFPVELRMKVMTEQKSGLFGTLKGKLSALTKEIGSEDKDGYIAGQMDRSDKRKMTKFLLNQMKNGVDRDNEYFRFMAVYVVYGKDIQEIRKRVSSFKKMMADRQVELSTASAQQIDLFYRFIPGYSLFGEKRWLQYASQDGLAENLFGISHQLGNNTGFVIGRVSNTIRSESLKKSVYSSKDLVLLNPSVSNQGLQGAATDSPHISITGETGKGKSFLVKLIMMYQAMMKGKLLYIDPKQEIKGWFDIATSNPSFRSKYPELMDLINEFHFTTLDQTDSQNWGVLDPIVFMSGLGQSYEITEPDADPAYDVAVAMFSQVFPLNNQIMKTHLEKAIKDVIKQKWAGKQVGMLTVLDVMKQSATKDDIKEMAEAIKDRVTGGILRLSFSDGSNDSVSFKTRINILEVAGLDLPNEKDDPATYTDMQRNSLATMFALGKFADKFGRENPKEYTFEIIDEAWIFQTSSMGRAILKSIKRVGRSFNNALVYSTQSIADISSEDDHGQVGVVFAFNEPTETDAILDYVGLKSSDRNKEWFESFIKGECLFRDVYGRVGKLAIHSMFPEFTELFKTIERSESAKAEEKFN, from the coding sequence GTGGGAACAAAATTAAAGAACCCAATGCGTGCCATTCATGAGAACTTACTTGTGAATAAGGACGGAGACGTATGGGGGTATTTTCGAGTAAAAAGTATTAGTATTTCAAATCATGACAGCAAACAAAAAGAAGCGCATAAATTAAAATTATCTGCTATTTATAAAAGACTCGCTAAGTATGGTGAATTTGAATTAACTCTTATTCCAAAAGAATTTGATTTAGAAGAACGTTTTTTTGGCGAAACATCACTATCAAACGATTTTGCACCTGATGTGGAACATGTGGCGAAACATTACGCTTCTAAGCAAATTAGTCTCCTGAATAAAGAGTTTGATACTATCACTGAAAGTTATTATATTGTGGGTGTCAAGTTGAAGTCATTTCAATATGATCAATCTATTCGTTCATCGGTTAAGTCGGTTATTAATCAATTTACCCAAGCCATTGCGAGTGGTATAGGATATGAAGTTGAAATTGCTGAAGACTTTTATAAGTCATATGTGGATAGTAATACGGAAGCTGAAAATATTCTAGCGCCACTAGGTGGACAAGCTTTAACAGAGAATCAATTAGCTTACTTTATCCGATATGGATTTATGCGTGGGATTAAGCATTCAGTTGAAACTGAAAGTCGCGATCACTTTTTAGAAAACATTTCAGATACAACACTGAATGCGACTAAGCGTGGCACGATTTATATGAAAAATACAAATGGTTCTGGTTATGTGGCTATGTTGCCTGTGTCTGAAACACCCGTTGACTTACAAAATAGTTTGTTTTATGAAGTTGCACAAGCTAAGAAATTTCCAGTTGAACTGCGTATGAAAGTTATGACCGAACAAAAATCAGGTCTTTTTGGAACATTGAAAGGAAAACTTTCCGCTTTGACAAAGGAAATTGGGTCAGAAGATAAAGACGGATATATTGCTGGGCAAATGGATCGTTCAGACAAGCGAAAAATGACTAAGTTTTTATTGAATCAAATGAAAAATGGTGTTGATCGTGATAATGAATATTTCCGTTTTATGGCAGTATATGTGGTCTATGGCAAAGATATACAGGAAATCCGTAAGCGAGTATCATCTTTTAAAAAAATGATGGCAGACCGTCAGGTCGAACTAAGTACAGCTAGTGCGCAACAAATCGACTTATTTTATCGCTTTATTCCCGGCTATTCGTTGTTTGGCGAGAAACGTTGGTTACAATATGCGTCACAAGACGGTTTGGCTGAAAACTTATTTGGCATTTCTCATCAACTAGGAAACAATACAGGTTTTGTAATTGGCCGTGTATCTAATACGATTCGTAGTGAAAGTTTAAAGAAAAGTGTTTATTCATCAAAAGACTTAGTATTATTGAATCCATCAGTTTCTAATCAAGGGTTACAAGGCGCAGCCACTGATAGTCCGCATATTTCGATTACAGGAGAAACAGGTAAGGGTAAGTCATTTCTAGTTAAGTTAATTATGATGTATCAAGCCATGATGAAAGGGAAATTGTTATATATCGACCCTAAACAAGAAATTAAAGGGTGGTTTGATATTGCAACTAGTAATCCCTCATTTAGAAGTAAATATCCTGAATTAATGGACTTAATTAATGAATTTCACTTCACAACACTGGATCAAACCGATTCTCAAAACTGGGGCGTCTTAGATCCCATTGTTTTTATGTCGGGGTTAGGTCAAAGTTACGAAATTACTGAACCTGATGCAGATCCAGCGTATGACGTTGCCGTAGCGATGTTCTCGCAAGTCTTTCCTTTGAATAATCAAATCATGAAAACGCATTTAGAAAAAGCGATTAAAGATGTGATTAAGCAAAAATGGGCAGGCAAGCAAGTGGGTATGTTGACTGTGTTGGACGTTATGAAACAATCAGCTACTAAGGATGACATTAAAGAAATGGCAGAAGCGATTAAAGATCGTGTGACTGGTGGTATTCTACGCCTAAGTTTCTCTGACGGTTCAAATGATTCGGTTAGTTTCAAGACACGTATCAATATTCTGGAAGTTGCGGGACTAGACTTGCCAAATGAAAAAGATGATCCAGCGACTTATACAGATATGCAACGTAACTCACTGGCAACCATGTTTGCACTAGGTAAGTTTGCGGATAAGTTTGGACGTGAAAATCCGAAAGAGTATACCTTTGAAATTATTGACGAAGCATGGATTTTCCAAACGTCATCAATGGGACGTGCTATTTTAAAGTCGATTAAGCGTGTTGGTCGTTCCTTTAATAATGCGTTGGTTTATTCAACACAGTCGATTGCGGATATCAGTTCAGAAGATGATCACGGACAAGTTGGGGTCGTATTCGCCTTTAATGAACCGACCGAAACAGACGCCATTTTAGATTATGTTGGCTTAAAGTCTAGTGATAGAAATAAAGAATGGTTTGAAAGTTTTATTAAGGGAGAATGCTTGTTCCG
- a CDS encoding antirestriction protein ArdA: MSFNADELTITLVKTSNNESRTFNYPFKATEIAQWIGSHEVEVADHNMPFDLTYPFETKHLNEVISELSNSTLSTLSDNVIRNIVDNVYEGSWKRIFNPDQLTIIEAPDDRNFAMELQEQMGWDANTFVMSNQDILNYIDWDKVGRDLRLSGDYMELDGYYVQSN, from the coding sequence ATGTCGTTTAATGCAGACGAATTAACCATTACCTTAGTCAAAACAAGCAATAATGAATCACGTACATTTAATTATCCTTTTAAAGCAACGGAAATAGCCCAATGGATTGGGTCACACGAAGTTGAAGTTGCGGATCATAATATGCCATTTGATCTAACGTATCCCTTTGAAACAAAACACTTGAATGAAGTGATTAGTGAATTGTCAAATAGTACGTTGAGTACCTTATCAGATAATGTCATTCGCAATATTGTGGACAATGTGTACGAGGGTTCTTGGAAAAGAATTTTTAATCCTGATCAACTGACGATTATTGAAGCACCCGATGACCGTAATTTCGCCATGGAACTACAAGAACAAATGGGGTGGGACGCTAATACGTTTGTCATGTCTAATCAAGATATTTTAAATTATATTGATTGGGATAAGGTTGGACGTGACTTGCGTCTATCTGGTGACTATATGGAGCTAGACGGATACTACGTTCAAAGTAATTAA